A single window of Jiangella alkaliphila DNA harbors:
- a CDS encoding IclR family transcriptional regulator — MRDADIVAGRARPGQGAGRLVGSDRVLVVLKELAAHPGGVGLDELTRVVGSPKPTVHRALRSLRRAGLAGQDARGHYLLGDEFLRLAFAHHEARPEHVRLRPVLESLAARFGETTHYAVLDGREVVYRAKVDPPSGAARLTSTVGGRNPAHSTGVGKLLLAYRLTTRDDVAAWAGDRPMERRTANTLTTAAALAGELAAIRARGYAVDDEENETGVACLALPVYALAPGTPSGALSISALTYRTPLSTLVEAVDEVRGVLGRLGEGS; from the coding sequence ATGCGGGACGCAGACATCGTGGCGGGCAGGGCCCGTCCGGGTCAAGGGGCCGGTCGATTGGTCGGCTCCGACCGCGTGCTCGTCGTGCTCAAAGAACTGGCCGCACACCCCGGCGGCGTCGGGCTGGACGAGCTGACCCGCGTGGTCGGCAGCCCGAAGCCCACCGTGCACCGCGCGCTGAGGTCGCTGCGCCGGGCCGGCCTGGCCGGTCAGGACGCCCGCGGACACTACCTGCTGGGCGACGAGTTCCTGCGGCTGGCCTTCGCCCACCACGAGGCCCGGCCCGAGCACGTCCGGCTGCGGCCGGTGCTGGAGTCGCTGGCGGCCCGGTTCGGCGAGACCACGCACTACGCCGTGCTCGACGGCCGCGAGGTCGTCTACCGCGCCAAGGTCGACCCGCCCAGCGGCGCCGCCCGGCTCACGTCCACCGTCGGCGGGCGCAACCCGGCACACTCCACCGGCGTCGGCAAGCTGCTGCTGGCCTACCGGCTGACGACGCGCGACGACGTCGCCGCATGGGCCGGCGATCGGCCGATGGAACGGCGCACGGCCAACACGCTCACCACGGCGGCGGCGCTGGCCGGCGAGCTGGCGGCCATCCGGGCGCGGGGCTACGCGGTCGACGACGAGGAGAACGAGACCGGTGTCGCCTGCCTGGCGCTGCCGGTGTACGCGCTGGCGCCGGGCACGCCGTCGGGCGCGCTCAGCATCAGCGCACTGACCTACCGCACGCCGCTCTCGACGCTGGTCGAGGCCGTCGACGAGGTTCGCGGCGTGCTCGGCCGGCTGGGAGAGGGGTCATGA
- a CDS encoding IlvD/Edd family dehydratase — protein MPELRSAQWYGGDGRDAYIHRAWMRRGLPDDAFTGRPHIAIANTASDLAPCNRHLSEVARSVRDGVHEAGGIPLELPVISLGETQLRPTAMLWRNLAAMATEELLRGNPVDGVVLLGGCDKTIPALLMGAASVDLPAVVVPGGPMLTGTFKGIPLGCGTDVWRLSEEVRAGTLSREEFTRSESAMIRSRGHCNTMGTASTMGLLAEALGMVVPGVAGTPAPDSRLLVAAHGTGRLAVELVAAGRRPSTVLTKASFHNAIVALGAIGGSTNAVVHLLAIAGRLGIDLTLDDFDRIGSRVPVLVDLLPAGRFLMDDLHRAGGLLAVLREVRDLLDPTALTVTGRPLVDYLDDAPIWDTEVIRPRSAPLVDEGGIAVLRGNLAPGGAVIKPAAASPELLTHRGPAVVFDSIEDLHARIDDPDLDVTADSVLVLRGCGPKGYPGMPEVSNLPMPKKLLAQGVRDMVRVCDGRMSGTAYGTVVLHVTPEAAAGGPLALVRTGDIVSLDVAARRIDVEVPDDELAARSPNQATVDGFARPARGWERLYVDHVRQADTGADLDFLLGSSGSEVSRESH, from the coding sequence GTGCCGGAGCTCCGCAGCGCGCAGTGGTACGGCGGCGACGGCCGCGACGCCTACATCCACCGGGCCTGGATGCGCCGCGGCCTGCCCGACGACGCGTTCACCGGCCGGCCGCACATCGCCATCGCGAACACCGCGTCCGACCTCGCGCCGTGCAACCGGCACCTCAGCGAGGTGGCCCGGTCGGTCCGCGACGGCGTGCACGAGGCCGGCGGCATCCCGCTCGAGCTGCCGGTCATCTCGCTCGGCGAGACCCAGCTGCGGCCCACCGCGATGCTGTGGCGCAACCTCGCCGCCATGGCCACCGAAGAGCTGCTGCGCGGCAACCCGGTCGACGGCGTCGTGCTGCTGGGCGGTTGCGACAAGACGATCCCGGCGCTGCTCATGGGCGCGGCGTCGGTCGACCTGCCGGCCGTCGTCGTGCCCGGCGGGCCGATGCTCACCGGCACCTTCAAGGGCATCCCGCTGGGCTGCGGCACAGACGTGTGGCGGCTGTCCGAGGAGGTGCGCGCCGGCACCCTGTCGCGGGAGGAGTTCACCCGCTCGGAGTCGGCGATGATCCGCAGCCGCGGGCACTGCAACACCATGGGCACCGCGTCGACGATGGGCCTGCTGGCCGAGGCGCTGGGCATGGTCGTCCCGGGCGTCGCCGGCACCCCGGCGCCGGACAGCCGGCTGCTGGTCGCCGCGCACGGCACCGGCCGGCTCGCCGTCGAGCTGGTCGCCGCCGGCCGCCGGCCCAGCACCGTCCTGACGAAGGCGTCGTTCCACAACGCGATCGTGGCGCTCGGCGCCATCGGCGGCTCGACCAACGCGGTCGTGCACCTGCTCGCCATCGCCGGCCGCCTGGGCATCGACCTCACGCTGGACGACTTCGACCGCATCGGCTCGCGTGTCCCGGTGCTGGTCGACCTGCTGCCGGCCGGCCGGTTCCTGATGGACGACCTGCACCGCGCCGGCGGCCTGCTGGCGGTGCTGCGCGAGGTCCGCGACCTGCTCGACCCCACGGCGCTGACGGTCACCGGCCGGCCGCTGGTCGACTACCTCGACGACGCGCCGATCTGGGACACCGAAGTGATCCGGCCGCGGTCGGCGCCGCTGGTCGACGAGGGCGGCATCGCGGTGCTGCGCGGCAACCTGGCGCCCGGCGGTGCGGTGATCAAGCCGGCCGCCGCCTCGCCGGAGCTGCTGACGCACCGCGGCCCGGCCGTCGTGTTCGACAGCATCGAGGACCTGCACGCCCGCATCGACGACCCCGACCTCGACGTGACGGCCGACTCCGTCCTGGTGCTGCGCGGCTGCGGCCCGAAGGGCTACCCCGGCATGCCGGAGGTGTCGAACCTGCCGATGCCGAAGAAGCTGCTGGCCCAGGGCGTGCGCGACATGGTGCGGGTGTGCGACGGCCGGATGAGCGGCACCGCCTACGGCACCGTCGTGCTGCACGTGACGCCCGAGGCGGCGGCCGGCGGTCCGCTGGCGCTGGTGCGCACCGGCGACATCGTCAGCCTCGACGTCGCCGCCCGCCGCATCGACGTCGAGGTGCCCGACGACGAGCTGGCCGCGCGCTCCCCGAACCAGGCCACCGTCGACGGCTTCGCCCGGCCGGCCCGCGGCTGGGAACGGCTCTACGTCGACCACGTCCGCCAGGCCGACACCGGCGCCGACCTGGACTTCCTGCTCGGCTCCAGCGGATCGGAGGTCAGCCGTGAATCGCACTGA